Proteins from a single region of Procambarus clarkii isolate CNS0578487 chromosome 32, FALCON_Pclarkii_2.0, whole genome shotgun sequence:
- the LOC138370436 gene encoding trichohyalin-like translates to MKMQLEAQLKREESEHKAQMKQEEREAQLEREEREREAQLKQEEREAQLKREEREAQLQQEEGERQQQREEIKAKEVKLRRIEHGLPSLPARRDDLKAQERDLPTFDPLQTEAFFDHFERITTLKEWPEEDWAVLVQSRLTGEAREAYYMLDVKECAIYNTIKKAVLHSYRLTPEVYRRCFRECARASGRSYAETARDMERRFLRWLKAEEVETMEELKQLILMEKFMSMLHLELKVRVREAGIKDLKAAEERADMLEEALHLRKKGPPRHSSYPRFGGNFKRSGEGGTGGDSPKSSLPSEVIKSKSSGEPITLTSPLELDRVQLGELHREEFPELIQEAGRGGRTGPEIPTHFYLKEGMLMRQWRPVRMEADMEALGVKRQVVLPIRCRGTLLDLAQSVDLGGHLGVTKTLNLIRGTFLLAGNGCRRETPLQNVSFLSEGGKERAGNTKGPSGSCSCFLTSV, encoded by the exons atgaagatgCAGCTTGAAGCTCAGctgaagagagaggagagtgagcaCAAGGCCCAGATGAAGCAAGAAGAGCGTGAAGCTCAGCtggagcgagaggagcgtgagcgtgaAGCCCAGCTGAAGCAAGAGGAGCGCGAAgcccagctgaagcgtgaggagcgtgaAGCCCAACTGCAGCAAGAggaaggagaaagacaacagcaaCGTGAGGAAATAAAGGCGAAGGAGGTCAAGTTGCGTCGGATTGAGCACGGGCTGCCCTCGttgcctgcacggcgggatgacctcaaggcccAGGAGCGCGATCTACCCACCTTTGACCCTCTACAAACTGAGGCTTTCTTTGACCATTTTGAGAGGATAACGACATTGAAGGAATGGCCGGAAGAGGATTGGGCTGTGTTAGTGCAGAGtagattgactggtgaggccagGGAGGCTTACTACATGTTGGACGTCAAGGAGTGCGccatatacaatacaataaagAAAGCAGTGCTCCACTCGTATAGACTAACCCCGGAGGTCTACAGGAGATGCTTCCGTGAGTGCGCAAGAGCATCTGGAAGGTCATATGCTGAGACTGCTCGGGACATGGAGCGCAGGTTCCTACGATGGCTGAAGGCCGAAGAGGTAGAGACGATGGAGGAGCTAAAACAGTTAATTCTGATGGAAAAATTCATGTCGATGCTCCATCTGGAACTCAAGGTCAGAGTAAGGgaggcaggtattaaggaccttaaAGCTGCTGAAGAGAGAGCCGATATGCTGGAGGAGGCATTACATCTCAGAAAGAAGGGACCGCCCAGACATTCGTCTTACCCAAGATTTGGAGGGAACTTCAAGAGATCAGGAGAAGGAGGAACGGGCGGGGACTCTCCAAAGAGTAGTTTACCCAGCGAGGTAATCAAGTCCAAGAGTTCAGGGGAACCG ATAACTCTCACCAGTCCTCTCGAGTTGGATCGCGTTCAACTGGGCGAGCTGCACCGGGAGGAATTTCCCGAATTGATACAAGAGGCAGGCCGAGGGGGTCGCACTGGACCCGAGATTCCTACGCATTTCTACTTAAAAGAGGGGatgctgatgaggcagtggaggccAGTGAGGATGGAAGCCGATATGGAGGCACTAGGGGTGAAGCGGCAGGTGGTGTTACCGATTCGGTGCAGAGGAACACTGCTTGATTTGGCGCAATCAGTGGACCTTGGAGGTCATCTAGGAGTAACCAAGACGCTGAACCTGATCAGGGGAACATTTCTATTGGCCGGAAATGGCTGCCGACGTGAGACGCCATTGCAAAACGTGTCTTTCTTGTCAGAGGGCGGGAAAGAACGTGCTGGCAATACCAAGGGCCCCTCTGGTTCCTGTTCCTGCTTTCTGACAAGTGTTTGA